In a single window of the Ciconia boyciana chromosome 7, ASM3463844v1, whole genome shotgun sequence genome:
- the CFAP57 gene encoding cilia- and flagella-associated protein 57 isoform X4 has translation MLLPPLPAACACPRRRFRRGRGRGCHGDGSSGDSGSSSGSSSSSMSAVVAQPVAVFGCRPRVAGGVCFVEDQVVLHAAGAGCLRLHLEQKWHKFIPGTEKSRGVQALAVSPNRRYLAVSETVAEQPSLTVYELSSVPARRRRTLASAELLAREAVSLAFSPDCRYLAAATAPPEGHLTCWLWEKQRLMAAVRVEAPGSGICQVSFSPQDNAQVCITGNGFFKLFKYSEGTLKQMNLQKGEPQNYLCHAWLSKEEVICGTDTGKLILFETGELHWETSVEYKKPPRELEDAATKEYESSSDVSCGLASEDNGSQQDSSPQISAVAAYSKGFACSSSPGVVLLFEKTKEKEVYKERQEIWLPQDLFSSEPKQSGRQDIICICFSPSEETMVVNTNKNQLYMFTMLSPDLMKEKAAYFVYLNFPLHSASITGLDICTWKPILATCSLDRSVRIWNYKMNTLELYKEYREEAYTVSLHPTGLFCLVGFSDKLRFISLLYEDMHVFKEFAVRKCRECSFSNGGHLFAAINGNVIQIYSSITFENINNLKGHSGKIHAVKWSADDAKFVSCDTHGAVYEWNLLTGKRESECVLKSCIYSSIALSSDAKIIFAVGSDQTLKEISESSIQHEVPAYGVVYTAVAVSHSGHMVFVGTSLGTIRAMKYPLPLTKDFNEYQAHAGAVTKMSITNDDLFLLTASEDGSIFIWKVYDKGGGILKWEKEVEYAEEVLIMRSDIEEKSQAMLDLQIRVKELQTENDYQLHLKDMYCNEKIKELEENFTQEIGSLKSKHQNLTVIRNS, from the exons ATGCTGCTGCCGCCGCTTCCGGCCGCGTGCGcgtgcccccgccgccgcttccggcggggccggggccgcggttGCCACGGCGACGGCAGCAGCGGCgacagcggcagcagcagcggcagcagcagcagcagcatgtcGGCGGTGGTGGCGCAGCCCGTGGCCGTCTTCGGCTGCCGGCCGCGGGTCGCCGGCGGCGTCTGCTTCGTGGAGGACCAGGTCGTGCTGCAcgcggcgggggcgggctgCCTCCGGCTCCACCTCGAGCAGAAATGGCACAAGTTCATCCCAG gcaCCGAGAAGAGCCGCGGCGTGCAGGCGCTGGCCGTCAGCCCCAACCGGCGGTACCTGGCCGTCTCGGAGACGGTGGCGGAGCAGCCGTCCCTGACGGTCTACGAGCTGTCGTCGgtgccggcgcggcggcggaggaCGCTGGCCTCCGCCGAGCTGCTGGCGCGGGAGGCGGTGTCCCTGGCCTTTTCCCCCGACTGCCGGTACCTGGCGGCCGCCACGGCCCCCCCCGAGGGGCACCTCACCTGCTGGCTCTGGGAGAAGCAGCGGCTGATGGCGGCGGTCCGCGTCGAGGCCCCGGGCAGCGGCATCTGCCAG GTGAGCTTTAGTCCTCAAGACAATGCACAGGTTTGTATCActggaaatggcttttttaaactttttaagtACAGTGAAGGAACTTTGAAGCAGATGAATTTACAAAAGGGAGAGCCGCAAAACTACTTGTGCCATGCCTGGCTGTCCAAGGAGGAAGTTATATGTGGCACTGACACAGGCAAACTTATCTTGTTTGAAACTGGAGAGCTGCACTGGGAGACAAGTGTAGAGTACAAAAAACCACCCAGGGAACTAGAAGATGCAGCAACAAAAGAATATGAGAG TTCTTCTGATGTCTCTTGTGGACTGGCCTCTGAAGATAATGGTTCACAACAGGATTCTTCGCCTCAAATATCTGCAGTTGCAGCTTATTCCAAAGGCTTTGCATGTTCATCTAGCCCAGGAGTTGTTCTTCTGTTTGAGAAGACCAAGGAAAAGGAAGTCTACAAAGAGAGACAAGAAATCTGG CTTCCTCAGGACCTGTTCAGCAGTGAGCCAAAACAGTCAGGCAGACAGGACATTATATGTATATGCTTCAGCCCCTCTGAGGAAACGATGGTCGttaacacaaataaaaatcagctttaCATGTTTACTATGCTCTCCCCTGATCTTATGAAG GAGAAGGCAGCTTATTTTGTATATCTGAATTTCCCATTGCATTCTGCTTCAATCACTGGTCTGGACATCTGTACTTGGAAACCCATTCTTGCTACTTGTTCCCTGGATAGATCTGTCCGCATCTGGAATTACAAGATGAA cactTTGGAGCTGTATAAGGAATATCGGGAGGAAGCATACACAGTATCACTTCATCCCACTggccttttctgtttggttgggttttctGACAAACTACGATTTATAAGTCTACTGTATGAGGACATGCATGTTTTCAAGGAGTTTGCTGTGAGAAAGTGTAGAGAG TGCTCATTCAGTAATGGAGGCCATCTTTTTGCTGCAATTAATGGAAATGTGATTCAAATTTATTCCAGCATCACCTTTGAGAATATTAATAATCTGAAAGGACATAGTGGGAAG ATACATGCAGTTAAATGGAGCGCAGATGATGCTAAGTTTGTCTCCTGTGACACACATGGTGCTGTGTATGAGTGGAACTTGTTGACAGGTAAAAGAGAGTCAGAGTGCGTGCTCAAGTCCTGCATCTACAGCAGCATTGCCCTGTCTTCTGATGCCAAAATCATCTTTGCTGTTGGATCTGACCAAACTCTCAAAGAAATTTCAGAGTCTTCG atcCAGCATGAAGTGCCTGCTTATGGTGTTGTTTATACTGCAGTAGCTGTTTCTCATTCTGGGCACATGGTATTCGTTGGTACATCTCTGGGGACAATTCGAGCTATGAAATACCCATTACCTTTGACGAAGGATTTCAACGAGTATCAGGCCCATGCAGGTGCTGTTACAAAG ATGTCCATAACAAATGATGACCTATTTCTGCTGACTGCCTCAGAAGATGGCTCTATATTTATCTGGAAAGTATATGATAAAGGAGGTGGGATActgaaatgggaaaaggaagTTGAGTATGCTGAGGAAGTGCTGATCATGAGATCAGATATAGAAGAGAAG AGTCAGGCAATGCTAGACCTGCAGATTCGTGTGAAAGAGCTACAGACAGAAAATGATTACCAGCTACATCTCAAGGACATGTACTGTAATGAAAAGATAAAGGAATTAGAAGAGAATTTCACTCAGGAAATAGGGTCCCTTAAAAGCAAACACCAG AATCTGACAGTAATCAGAAACTCttaa
- the CFAP144 gene encoding cilia- and flagella-associated protein 144: MAARSGEKEPLDPVRQNQLLCERVRKELQCQRLHTQYGLNPLHRVHTITKKPMSWHDNIEEPADAKFLNLIHHAALEPTKKYSEPQTESQEIGWNTTPLIHVDRTDCRLYFPRRRTEITK; this comes from the exons ATGGCTGCCCGCAGCGGGGAGAAGGAGCCGCTGGACCCCGTGCGGCAGAACCAGCTCCTGTGCGAGCGGGTGCGGAAGGAGCTGCAGTGCCAGAGACTGCACACGCAGTACGGCCTGAACCCCCTCCACCGCG ttcACACAATCACCAAGAAGCCTATGTCTTGGCATGATAATATAGAAGAGCCGGCAGATG CCAAGTTTCTGAACCTTATTCACCATGCAGCACTGGAGCCAACAAAGAAATATTCAGAGCCGCAAACTGAAAGCCAAGAAATTGGCTGGAACACAACACCTTTG attCACGTGGACCGTACTGATTGCAGACTCTACTTCCCACGCCGGAGAACCGAGATCACTAAATAA
- the EBNA1BP2 gene encoding probable rRNA-processing protein EBP2 — MARRGSFSDSGSEDSSLSDSEDGLKQCLSEFKQQLAWVERLDVTSGQVVDPVSQSASNNDAVDPENDFQREMNFYRQAQAAVLEALPRLRKLQVPTRRPDDYFAEMAKSDQQMQKIRQKLKSKQEAMERSEKAKQLRAMRKYGKKVQTEILQRRQKEKKNMLNAVKKYQKGLSDKLDFLDEEQMSSQGNKKGSASQQIKKGPNAKRRYKNQKFGFGGKKKGSKWNTKESFNDVSSFRSKVAHNKGPGKAGKGGKKALNKRPGKRARQKMKNRAR; from the exons ATGGCGCGGCGCGGATCCTTCTCCGACTCCGGCTCGGAGGACTCCTCTCTGTCGGACTCGGAG GACGGCCTGAAGCAGTGCCTGTCCGAATTCAAGCAGCAGCTAGCTTGGGTGGAAAGGCTGGATGTGACTTCGGGCCAGGTCGTGGATCCCGTCTCACAGAGTGCTTCTAACAATGACGCTGTTGACCCTGAGAATGATTTCCAGAGAGAGATGAACTT TTACCGGCAGGCTCAGGCAGCGGTCCTGGAAGCCCTACCTAGGTTGCGTAAGCTCCAAGTTCCTACTAGAAGGCCAGATGATTACTTTGCAGAGATGGCCAAATCAGACCAACAGATGCAGAAG ATTCGACAGAAGCTTAAGAGTAAACAGGAAGCAATGGAGAGGTCTGAGAAAGCGAAACAGCTCCGTGCAATGAGAAAATATGGCAAGAAG GTGCAAACTGAGATTCTGCAGAggagacaaaaggagaaaaaaaatatgttgaatGCAGTCAAGAAATACCAGAAAG GTCTCTCTGACAAGCTGGATTTTCTAGATGAAGAGCAGATGTCGTCTCAGGGGAATAAAAAAGGCAGTGCAAGTCAACAGATAAAGAAGGG ACCAAATGCCAAAAGACGATACAAGAATCagaagtttggttttggtgggaaGAAGAAGGGCTCAAAGTGGAACACAAAGGAGAGTTTTAATGATGTATCCAGCTTCCGGTCAAAAGTGGCTCACAACAAAGGcccaggaaaagcaggaaaaggaggaaaaaaagccctcaat AAGAGACCTGGAAAGAGAGcaaggcagaaaatgaagaaccGAGCACGATAA